CAGATTTTAGAGTGTAAATAACAGGAAGACAGATCAACTGTTCTTGTGAGACTCTGCCCAGTCCCAGACATGCAGGGAGCCATCACTTGCTGCTGATAACAACATTCTTGGTTTCCAAGGATGCCAAGCATGTGTTGTAACCAGGGGAAAGTCACTGCCGTTGTCCATGCCACTGAAGAGATGTCCTTTGTGACTAAACAgcggctctgcttctccaccagaCGCAGGCCAGCTCCGTGTGTCATAGATGTGAACGGTTCCATTGAAGCCTttgttaaaagaataaaaaagaatGTCAGACTATAGAAATGGGCAACTGTTCAGCTTGGTCCAGGAGCCCTAACTTTTACTTGCCCTACACTGCAAGTTCCACTGCGGAACACTGCACTCCAGTTCACACCTTCCACCCGGGCAGGACAGGTGAGATCGAACAGGCTACAGGCCTGGAGTCAGAGAGACCAGGTATTTATCCACGACGGGAAAGAATCCAGTGCAGGCTCAGGTAACTTCAGAATTCATTGACCTATATTTGTACCATCCCAGCTGAGACAAGAGCTCACGTTCCTGGTGCCCCAATGGGAACGCTGCCTGGTAGCCTAAATCTGCGTCTGTGCGCACAGTTGGCACTGTTGAGCAGGCAGCATTTACCAACAGCTTCCACACGGTTACCGGAGTGAATGTGGATTCTCACTAGAGGCGGAAACCAGCTCTTCACATACAACAGGGTGACAGCTACTGGCATATACTACAGCACAGAAtcgtaggcctggaagggacctcgagaggtcatctaatccagtcccctgcactcatggcaggactacataatgactagaccatccctgacaggtgtttgtctaacctgttcttaaaaacctccagtgacgaagattccaccacctccctaggcaatttattccagtgcttaaccaccctgacagttaggaagttttgctAATGTCCAACCgaagcctcccttgctgcaatttaagcccattgcttcttgtcctatgctcacaggttaatgagaacaatttttctcccaatccttgtaacaaccatttatgtatttgaaagctgttatgtcccccccccccccccgtcttctcttctccagactatacAAACCcaatttccaattttttccatcttccctcataggtcatgctttctagacatttaatcatttttgttgctcttcaggaaagatgtggacaaattggagaaagtccagagaaatgaggcccccagaactggacacaatactccagttgatgcctaatcagcgtggagtaaagcagaagaattacttctcgtgtcttccttacaacactcctgcttatacatcccagaatgatgattttttttttttaaacacacacacaccacacagtgttacactgttcactcatatttagtttgtgatctactatgagccccagatcccttcctgcagtactccttcctaggcagtcatgtttgtgtgcaactgattgttccttcctaactggagtactttgcatttgtccttattgacaatttcatcctatttacttcagaccaattctccagtttgtcctaatcattttgaattttaatcctatgccccaaagcacttgaaacccctccttgtttggtattgtccacaaactttatgaatgtactctctgtgccatttatctaaatcattgatgacgatattgaacagaaccagacccaggtcCAATGCCTGATAACTACTTTGCACACTGATGGCtggattatttgctccattatctttgcAGGTAATGAAGTTAAGATGGCTGGTTTTAATTCCTGCATGGTGAGTGCTGAACGATTCTACAGTAATGTGCAGGAGCGATCTGTGGTGAGGAACCTGAGATGAATTCAGGTCAGTGTACAGCAAtgatggaggtggggagggaatggaGAAGAGGCCTTTATTATTTCAcctcaggcctgattttcagtaacTGGAGACCCAACTTGCACTTATGCATTTCCTTAAGCACTAACCGCACACGCTAACCAGGGATCTGCACGCACACCTGAGTTAAGCGTGTGCACAAAAGCAGGTGCAAGCCTGGAGTTGCACTCAGAGCCAGTGCATGTGGCTGTATTTGGAGGAAGCTGCACCCACTTGCCGTCTTGTCCCAGGCACTGCGCCAAACCCCACCCTGCTGTAACTTGACTGAAGTCCATGGGGTTACACCAGGGCTGAGTCTGGCCCAACAAGTTTTGTTGTCATTTTAGCACTCTGGGAGATGAAACTAACAGCTAATCTCCATCATGGTCCTAGGGATCACCAGTCACATAATCTCACTCCAAACTGACAAGCCACATTATAACACAAGGCATCATGGGTAGACAGATCGCCATCGGACAAGGCTTTCAGTGCAGAGTCAACCAGATTTGAAAACACATGGCCAACAAATCCCCACTTCCCAAGAGTTACCTGAAATGGCAAGGCATCCGTCCAGAACAGGAGCCCAGGAGACGCGCAGGAACTCTGTGCTTGGGCTGGCTGCAGAAACTTTGCACTTGGCCGATTTCAGAGGCTTTGGGATATTTCTCAAGTCTGTTAGTATGAGCTGTCCTCCAGACGAGAGGCGAGCTATAGTGGGTGCATTCACATCAGAGCCCTGCAGACCAGGACCGACACCCATGCACCACTGCGCCCCACTGAGTGCCGAAGGAACAGACGTATCACCCAGGGGACTCTGCGGCTGTCGAACATCTGCCAGGCACAGCTGCCCCTTCACGCAGCAGGCCAGCGAAGTATTACAGTCCAGGAATTCCAGGCCGCTGACCTCATCGCTGCTACTGGAGGctaagagaagaggaagagaaccTCAGACTTCACAGGATGCTCAGCTACAACTGCTAGGTTCAGAAATTGCAGGGGTGACAAACAGATCAAACACAGGGTTAAACACATTCCCTTCTGTGGAAGCAGATTTGGAAGCTGCTTTAGAAAGTTTTCAGGCAGGACTAGTAGCAGGGAGCTGGTATATGCCCTAGGTTTATTATGGTACAGGCTCAAATGCTAAGGGCCAGGTTCTGCTCTTGCTGGGGGGAGTTAACCCCTGGGCAGAGGATGTGCACAGGTGAATCTACCCCAACACAAGGGTAGTTCCAAACCCAAATCCCCCACTCATCAAACTGCATAGGAGTAAGACTACAAGACCTTCATGACAACAGGGAGTCCCGCAGCAACCCAGTCTCCACAGGCGGCAGGGGACCCTCCTGCAGCTGACCAGCtgccatggggatgggggaggagagggtgggggaaggaccctgcagctcccagccactgtgggTGGCAGGACCCCTGTAACTGACCGGCCACCAGCAGGGCCCCCTGAGCTGTCCAAGggcccccctgcagctgctgcaagcagccagcccctgcctcccccctcacAGCTAGTGGCAGAAGGACCCCGGAGCGGCTCAACCGCCTCGGGTGGTGGTGCCCCTCACCCCAGCTACTGGACAACAGGGTCCccgcagctccccattttgtcagggatgtttttagtaaaagtcagggacaggtcacagcttccatgaacttttgtttattgcctgtgacctgtccatgacttttactaaaaatatccatgacaaaatcatagccttacacATGAGCCCCCAAGCTATACTCTCGTCTTCACCACTCAGAGCTCCGCTACTGACAGAAAAGCAGCACGTTGGTATGGTATCACGGAGACACAAATGCACAATGCCAGCTACCTTTCACTATCGACCTGCACTTCCCAGTGCCCCCTCAGTAcaaccagccccagctgctggacaTCTGTAAGCCACTGGGACTGGTAATTCAAGTGTTGTCCCTCGGGCGTTGGATCTGTTGGCAGTGAAGACTTATTTAGGCCTGACAGAAGCCTGCTGTGGATTTTAAGAGACTGTTCTGTTAGTGTGTAACCCAGTAAGCAAAAGGAGAACTGTGTATGTGTAAGAAATTGCAGAGTAATTATGTTTGAGAGAACAAGAAAAGATAAATTAACTAAGAATCTAGAAAAGACCAGTGTGAACTAACACTAAACCTGTACTGATGGGAGAGGAGAGTTAACAGTGGTGAGATTTTCCTGATGAGCTTCCAGCTGGTGAGTAACTGACAACTACTTGCTAAGTGTTTTGCCTTAAAAGATTATGTAGACCCATCTGCTGAGTAAGTGAATATCAGTCCAACAGGGCAGAGAACCCGGATCCTGGAATGTGGAATTATCCAGGCTTTGGACAGAGTTAGGGTAACATTTACAGAAGGGGCTAagatccactgactttcaatgagatttaactACCTAAATCACTATGGCCCCTGCGCAGTGGAGTTCAGAAGTGCCAACAGACAGGTCATTCTGAGACTGTTGCATTGTGGGATTGCAGCTGGGGGACTGCTTATACTGGTACAGGCGTGCGTTCGTGCTGTCATTGCGCCAGCAGAACTTTACCAACTGGGAGCTTGTGTCACTCTGAAACAGGGAATAACTATGCTGGAAGAAATGGAGGATTTCGTCAGTAGGAGGAAAAATTAAGTGTGGATACGCACCAGGCCGTGCTCAAAAAAGGGGAGTTTTGCTGGTACAATTTTCTAGCATAAAccacagctgtcataaatataaagagaagggtaaccgcctttctgtatacagggctgcaaaatccctcctggccagaggcaaaatcctttcacctgtaaagggttaagaagctaaggtaacctcgctggcgcctgacccaaaatgaccaatgaggagacaagatactttcaaagcaggaggtggggaacaaagggtttggtctgtgtaATACCTtggccgggaacagatcaaggatgcaagcccttcaactcctgtacagttagtaagtaatctagctagaaaatgcattaggttttctttgttttggcttgtaaattggctgtgctggagggaatgtgtattcctgtttgtgtctttttgtaacttaaggttttgcctagagggattctctgtgttttgaatctgattaccctgtaaagtatttaccatcctgattttacagaggtgattcttttaccttttctttaaataaaattattcttttaagaacccgattgatttttcgttgttcttaagatccaagggtttgggtctgtgttcacctgtaccaattggtgaggatattatcatcaagctttccccaggaaagggggtttagggcttggggggatattttgggggaacaggcttccaagtggtcctttccctgttctttgtctaaatcacttggtggtggcagcatactgttcacggacaaggcaaagtttgtaccttggggaagtttttaacctaagctggtaagaataagcttaggggattttCATGcggctccccacatctgtaccctagagttcagagtggggagggaaccctgacaacagcCTAGGAGCAACTGAAAACATTCTGCTTGGTCTACAGCACAGGTTCAGAACCTTGGGGTTATATCTGGGTTCATGGCGTTGCAACCACCACCCGCTCTTCATGGCTAGGTAAGAGGATGCCAAAGCTATGTTCTGCTGCGACATGAGGTCAACATATGGAAAAGTTTGAAGATAGATTTGTTGTAAGTGCCTAAGGGACTCAGGTGCCTAAGTCTCATTGGCTTTCATtgtgatttaggcacttttgaaaatgttcccctgaaaaccactggcttaaaGAGTGCACTGTTTAGGTAGTCTATTGTGaaatctccccccagccccagctttaAATacctgctgtgtagatgtttttCTTTGATTCAATCTCTGTAATTTGGACATTGTTGACTCTTGAGCCATGAAGGACACAGGGGGTTCTGGCCAAAGTGGTTGCAATTTTAGTCCAAGGTTTCTTGCTGTCATTTCCCGTGGGGATGGTACTTACGGATTTAATAACATCTATTTGAAAGAGACACATAATGAGCTATAACAGTGCAAGTACTGAATTACCAGTAGTTacatttttgaagtgttttgtgAAGATGCATTACAATTCAACCCACAGTTGATATTTTAAATCCTCTTCCAAGGGCACAAATACCTTTCACAACAGTTGAGCAGGTATGGTAAAATGATCTATTTAGAAATCTAGACAACTCAATATAAAAGTGTTAAGCAGGTCACTTGTTTTCAGTAAATGACAGAATAAAGTAATTGCAATAAATACTTAGCACTTCTCTTTCATAAActtcacagtgctttacaaagtgGGGATCCCCATTtgacaggtgggaaactgaggcacggagcagtgaTATGATTTGCAGTAGGTCACAAAGGGTCAGAGTGTAGAGCCCTTGTTTATACTGCTGAAAGCTCCTGCTTAGGAGTGAGCCCAATGAAGTGAATGGGACAACTCCTGTGAGTAAGTGCTTGCAAACAAGACTAGGGGATTTACAATCCATCCCAAAGCAAGACAAAGACAGTAATGGGAACAGATCTGAGGTATTCTAACTTTTAGTCTGACTGGGCTGCCGCCCTAGTGACAGCACAGAACACACCAGTGGTTAAAAACATGTAATTGTCCTTTCAGCTAAACATCTCCGAGGCCAGTTGCAGTGCAGGGGATTCAGCCATGTAATTAGTAACAATGAGTGAAGATCAACTAAATGCATCCACAGACATGCTGAAAATGGACTCCAGGACCTATAATCTGCTCTGTCCAGGGGAAGCTTCCCAACAATGGAAAGCTCAGAtggtgggtcagagccccagcTTGCTCCTGGCCAACTGCGGCTCTCTACACAACAATTTCACATTGACATACAGGCCAAAATTtccagtgactagtgattttgggggctcaatctgagacaccttaaagaggccCTATTCTCAGAGATGCCGCTCACCCGCCCTTCCAGGGGGTCTCCGTTTGGGCCCCCATAATGCCCAGCCTTCTTTGTCCTCCATAATTCCAGGGCACTTCAATGAGAAACATTAACACTCTGCCCTTCTCTAGCACCTGCCACCCAAGAGCCTCCAAGTGCTCCACAACTAGGAGAGGATTAATACACATGACCCCCTGCCTCCAGTGTAGTAGGGAAGCTCTAGCCctcttgggcagcagggctgagcgAGTTGCCAATGGTACTTTATACGTCACCCATGTTGCAGGAGGACTGTGCAGAGAGGAGTTAGCGGCAGACTAACTCCTACCAATTTAAACTTGTGTAAGAGCTGCTCAGACATACACTCACCAGTGTCCTCCGCGGCCAACTGCCACACTTGCAGGGAACTATCTGGTGGGCCACTTGTTACCAGCAAGCTGTGAAAACAAGGAAACCAGATGCAAGCTCTTCATTAATGGGAAATTGCCTTTCCCTTCAGGGCTGGTACATGCTGGTGATGACAGGCATGTCTGTTCTCTGCGTTTCCTCCCACCATGCCCACAGCTCAGGCTCAGTTACTCCCATCCTGCACCTGGGGCAGCGACAGGCACACCTGTGGCATTAAGCTATGCTAGTGCTTCCTGTGTTTGGGGACCTTGCAGGAGTCTGCCTGGTTCCCACCCCACCGTagttaaagcagccccagggtgatgtcatttatttaaaaagaaaaggagtacttgtggcaccttagagactaacatttatttgagcatacgctttcatgagctacagctcatgtcatcggatgaagtgagctgtagcacatgaaagcgtatgctcaaataaatgtgttagtctctaaggtgccataagtcctccttttctttttgcgaatacagactaacacggctgctactctgaaacctgtcgtttaTTTAGCATATTTGCAGCACATACCAAGACTGAGCAGAACAACATGAGCAAACACTGAGGAAGGGAGACTAGcagaggggtgtgtgcgcgcatgGGGTGGGGAATCCGCTGAAGAGGTGGGGCGAACAGGTAACAGAAGTTGGCTGTTTGCATGGCCCTTGAATGGCCATGAGAAAATCCTTGCAGAGCGTCCAGCATTCTACTTGGCAGGGACACTCCGGCCCAAGAGAAGTGAGAGTCCAAGGCATAGAAGACAGTGCCAGTTGCTCGAGTCCTTGGAGAGCCATTGGGACGTAACGGACACCGAGAGCTGCTTTGCCTTTTCATTCCTGCCCTGCTTTAACTTCAGCAATGGACTCTCTGCCTCTAACACTAGTCCGAGCAAAGCACTGGAAAATATCCAGAGAATGATCTGTGGGGgcttggggagaggagagggaaagtgGAGAAGGAGCTTGGGtcagtgaaggaggctgtttgCAGGAGCTGCCTCCTAAAAATGCCACCACCAGGGCAGTCCTTTCTGTCCCCTATGGAGCTGTCAGTGGTTTCTCACCAGGAGGGGGTGCTGCTAACACTGCCTCTTCTCTACAGCTGCTCCCTTTCTGCTGGCTCCTCTGATGTCCCCTTCCCTGCGGGACACATGACAGGACAGCAAGAGTAGAGCGACCAGCTGCCCCATGAACCCCACCACACAAGCTTGAGCACTTCTGtactggggaggcaggggaaggagataTCCCAGCGGGT
The nucleotide sequence above comes from Caretta caretta isolate rCarCar2 chromosome 1, rCarCar1.hap1, whole genome shotgun sequence. Encoded proteins:
- the WDR73 gene encoding integrator complex assembly factor WDR73 isoform X1 — translated: MAEEPAEAWLLESLRLYHDLHVFELQEPTRVIEWAGEKSVCVAGYENSRRNEILQLLLPQKLYVKEKQGVCPERDFKVERGGFSDRPVYSLGHVPDTSLLVTSGPPDSSLQVWQLAAEDTDVIKSVSTIPTGNDSKKPWTKIATTLARTPCVLHGSRVNNVQITEIESKKNIYTAASSSSDEVSGLEFLDCNTSLACCVKGQLCLADVRQPQSPLGDTSVPSALSGAQWCMGVGPGLQGSDVNAPTIARLSSGGQLILTDLRNIPKPLKSAKCKVSAASPSTEFLRVSWAPVLDGCLAISGFNGTVHIYDTRSWPASGGEAEPLFSHKGHLFSGMDNGSDFPLVTTHAWHPWKPRMLLSAASDGSLHVWDWAESHKNS
- the WDR73 gene encoding integrator complex assembly factor WDR73 isoform X2, which gives rise to MRAGGVCPERDFKVERGGFSDRPVYSLGHVPDTSLLVTSGPPDSSLQVWQLAAEDTDVIKSVSTIPTGNDSKKPWTKIATTLARTPCVLHGSRVNNVQITEIESKKNIYTAASSSSDEVSGLEFLDCNTSLACCVKGQLCLADVRQPQSPLGDTSVPSALSGAQWCMGVGPGLQGSDVNAPTIARLSSGGQLILTDLRNIPKPLKSAKCKVSAASPSTEFLRVSWAPVLDGCLAISGFNGTVHIYDTRSWPASGGEAEPLFSHKGHLFSGMDNGSDFPLVTTHAWHPWKPRMLLSAASDGSLHVWDWAESHKNS